A window of the Bacillus sp. A301a_S52 genome harbors these coding sequences:
- a CDS encoding GNAT family N-acetyltransferase: MIEFKFFERSDFQQLIDWIETPEFLLQWGGPNFSFPLDEQQLENYLNNANSDNSNTLVYSVIEKESGKIIGHISLGNVDRNNKSARVGKVLVGDKNVRGKGIGQQMMTEILKVAFDEFQLHRVSLGVFDFNSSAIACYEKVGFVKEGLFRDARKIGDEYWSLWEMSILENEWLEINR; encoded by the coding sequence ATGATTGAATTTAAATTTTTTGAGCGTTCAGATTTCCAACAACTTATAGATTGGATTGAAACACCAGAGTTTCTTCTGCAATGGGGAGGTCCTAATTTTAGTTTTCCATTAGATGAACAACAATTAGAAAACTACCTTAACAATGCAAATAGTGACAATTCTAATACATTGGTTTATAGCGTTATAGAAAAGGAATCTGGAAAAATAATAGGACATATTTCGTTAGGGAATGTTGATAGAAACAACAAATCAGCAAGAGTTGGAAAAGTTTTAGTTGGTGATAAGAATGTAAGAGGAAAAGGTATAGGGCAACAAATGATGACAGAAATTCTTAAGGTTGCATTCGATGAATTTCAGCTGCATAGAGTTAGTCTCGGAGTATTTGACTTCAATTCTTCTGCAATTGCTTGTTATGAAAAGGTGGGATTTGTAAAAGAGGGATTATTTAGAGATGCAAGAAAAATAGGTGATGAGTATTGGAGTTTATGGGAAATGAGCATTTTAGAAAATGAATGGTTAGAAATAAATAGATAG
- a CDS encoding aminoglycoside phosphotransferase family protein, which translates to MLNIIENVIDRISFFNGYSSVEKVEKGYSPDNKYIVIKGLNKYLLRISDIKYSQKREAEYKLLQELEEREIQSQKPILFGEIINDNICLMVIEYIEGIPAIEAFKKCSNSIQHQIGLEAGKELYNIHQIKAPAYVSKWDERQSKKYRYYLSEYEKGDFKLNKENKIIGFIEDNLKLLSDRPNTLLHDDFHLEHIILSDYKYKGIIDFNGYDYGDPYHDFYNLSLFSRRISLPFVIGQINGYFLGQPEDYFWRLYSLYSAMNIFSTIVWTKNYDPNSFDDALERIERILEDHDYFNTVKPKWYTSNL; encoded by the coding sequence ATGCTTAACATCATTGAAAATGTAATAGATCGAATATCTTTCTTCAATGGTTATTCAAGTGTTGAGAAAGTAGAAAAGGGTTATTCACCTGATAATAAATACATAGTTATAAAGGGGTTAAACAAATATCTTTTACGCATTTCAGATATTAAATATTCCCAAAAAAGAGAAGCGGAATATAAGTTGCTTCAAGAGTTAGAAGAAAGAGAAATTCAATCACAAAAACCTATCTTATTTGGTGAGATAATAAACGATAACATTTGTTTAATGGTAATAGAGTATATTGAAGGAATTCCTGCGATTGAAGCCTTTAAAAAATGTTCTAATAGTATTCAACATCAAATTGGCTTAGAGGCTGGTAAAGAACTATATAACATTCATCAAATTAAAGCCCCAGCTTATGTATCTAAATGGGATGAAAGACAAAGCAAGAAATATAGATATTATCTAAGTGAATATGAGAAAGGCGATTTTAAACTTAATAAAGAGAATAAAATCATTGGTTTTATTGAAGATAATTTGAAGTTATTATCCGATAGACCAAATACTCTGCTACATGACGATTTTCATTTGGAACATATAATACTTTCAGATTATAAATATAAAGGGATTATTGATTTCAATGGTTACGATTACGGGGACCCGTATCATGATTTCTATAATCTATCATTATTTAGCAGAAGAATTAGCTTACCATTTGTTATAGGACAAATTAATGGTTATTTCTTAGGTCAACCAGAAGACTATTTTTGGAGATTATACTCCCTATATTCTGCAATGAATATATTTTCTACCATAGTTTGGACTAAAAACTATGACCCTAATTCCTTTGATGATGCGTTAGAAAGAATAGAGAGAATTTTAGAAGACCATGATTATTTCAACACTGTTAAACCTAAGTGGTACACTTCAAATTTGTAA
- a CDS encoding tyrosine-type recombinase/integrase: MIFLGNPRFRKNEDSIIFQNFNGHYLTPSTIRETMQDYCKKAGVDYKGTHGFRHTHAVLLLESGASLKYVSNRLGHKTIKTTADTYLDVTEKIEEDELQKFASYTKR; the protein is encoded by the coding sequence ATGATTTTTTTAGGAAATCCAAGGTTCCGTAAAAATGAAGATAGCATTATCTTTCAAAATTTTAACGGGCATTATTTAACACCTTCTACTATACGAGAAACCATGCAAGATTACTGCAAAAAAGCGGGTGTTGATTATAAAGGCACCCACGGCTTTAGACATACTCATGCCGTTCTGCTACTTGAATCAGGTGCAAGCCTTAAATATGTATCAAATCGCTTAGGGCATAAAACCATCAAAACAACAGCTGATACTTATCTTGATGTAACTGAAAAAATAGAAGAAGACGAACTTCAAAAGTTCGCCTCCTACACTAAAAGGTAA